A window of the Streptomyces luomodiensis genome harbors these coding sequences:
- a CDS encoding MFS transporter, whose product MATETTPVTATGDVGNLRADAVYRKIKWRILPLLVVCYVVAFIDRSNIGFAKLAFSTDLGFSDAVFGLGASLFYLGYVLFEVPSNLMLHKVGARKTFLRIMVPWGLVSAVTAFMVSPGHFYAVRFLLGVFEAGFFPGVLLYLSYWIPSNRRASTSAIFLSAMAISGIVGGPVSGGIMDGMDGIWGLDGWQWVFLVEGLPACLLGVVVYFVLSDSPESAHWLTPDERRLVAAEVERDRPTGEKVPHSYGAALRSGRFWGLAALGFGIMTSTSGLFLWLPTILKDAGSLSVAQIGLLSAVPFVVAVVVQYLNARHSDRTQERRMHAGGFALVGTAGWLLLPLVADTTWLALVVLTVIAVGTMGAMGPFWSMPAALLRGTAAAGGIATITAFAGIGNLLTPTITGWLSSTTGTQAYNQLLYGAILGAGALVMFLLIRPARAEGTV is encoded by the coding sequence ATGGCGACGGAAACCACGCCGGTGACCGCGACAGGAGACGTCGGGAACCTGCGAGCCGACGCGGTCTATCGAAAGATCAAATGGCGCATCCTGCCGCTGCTCGTGGTGTGCTACGTGGTCGCGTTCATCGACCGGTCCAACATCGGGTTCGCGAAACTCGCGTTCTCCACGGACCTCGGGTTCTCCGACGCGGTGTTCGGCCTCGGGGCCTCCCTGTTCTACCTGGGCTACGTCCTGTTCGAGGTGCCGAGCAATCTGATGCTGCACAAGGTCGGAGCCCGCAAGACGTTTCTGCGGATCATGGTGCCGTGGGGGCTCGTCTCCGCGGTCACCGCGTTCATGGTGTCACCCGGCCACTTCTACGCCGTGCGCTTCCTCCTCGGCGTCTTCGAGGCGGGATTCTTTCCCGGCGTCCTGCTGTACCTCTCCTACTGGATCCCCTCCAACCGGCGAGCCAGCACCAGCGCGATCTTCCTGTCCGCGATGGCCATCTCGGGCATCGTCGGCGGCCCCGTGTCCGGCGGGATCATGGACGGGATGGACGGAATCTGGGGCTTGGACGGCTGGCAGTGGGTCTTCCTGGTGGAGGGGCTGCCCGCCTGTCTGCTCGGCGTGGTGGTGTACTTCGTGCTCAGCGACAGTCCGGAATCCGCGCACTGGCTCACCCCGGACGAACGCCGTCTCGTCGCCGCCGAGGTCGAGCGCGACCGGCCCACCGGGGAGAAGGTTCCCCATTCCTACGGTGCCGCGCTGCGCAGCGGGCGGTTCTGGGGTCTGGCCGCGCTCGGCTTCGGCATCATGACCAGCACGAGCGGTCTGTTCCTGTGGCTCCCCACGATCCTCAAGGACGCCGGCTCGCTCAGCGTGGCGCAGATCGGGCTGCTGAGCGCGGTGCCATTCGTCGTGGCGGTGGTCGTCCAGTACCTCAACGCCCGTCATTCGGACCGGACCCAGGAGCGCCGCATGCACGCCGGCGGCTTCGCCCTGGTGGGAACCGCCGGCTGGCTCCTGCTGCCGCTGGTCGCGGACACGACCTGGCTCGCGCTCGTGGTCCTCACGGTGATAGCCGTGGGAACGATGGGGGCGATGGGGCCGTTCTGGAGCATGCCGGCCGCTCTGCTCAGGGGCACCGCGGCCGCGGGCGGTATCGCCACCATCACCGCCTTCGCCGGCATCGGCAACCTGCTCACGCCCACCATCACCGGATGGCTGAGCAGTACGACCGGCACCCAGGCGTACAACCAGCTGCTCTACGGGGCGATCCTGGGAGCCGGTGCTTTGGTGATGTTCCTGCTCATCCGTCCGGCCCGTGCCGAGGGCACGGTCTGA
- a CDS encoding fumarate hydratase C-terminal domain-containing protein, protein MRETGCVYLSFLGGGCTLLSDAIRRVTAVHWTEMVEHYRLVQVEVEALGPLTVGIDAHGGSIYRDVRDNARARLPEILDGLAEARQN, encoded by the coding sequence ATGCGCGAGACGGGTTGCGTGTACCTCTCCTTCCTCGGCGGCGGCTGCACATTGCTGTCGGACGCCATCAGGCGTGTCACGGCGGTGCACTGGACCGAGATGGTGGAGCACTACCGCCTCGTCCAGGTCGAGGTCGAAGCGCTGGGGCCGCTGACGGTCGGGATCGACGCGCACGGCGGGAGTATCTACCGGGACGTGCGGGACAACGCTCGGGCCAGGCTGCCGGAGATCCTCGACGGACTCGCCGAAGCGAGACAGAACTGA
- a CDS encoding GntR family transcriptional regulator, giving the protein MSTTPAHPSGRRPSDLTGDSMTLAYEHVRDAILRGELRPGTWISQVQLAADLRVSRTPLREALRRLQTEGLVQLDFNRRIRVSPLSLPDLEALYSMRLVNEPLAVLLSVPRLTAEETAELESALTAMNASASDGDEEGATEHHRRFHFLLFSHTEDRLRTQVESMWDHSVRYLRIYHNEPSYRLALIAMGRAGHEEILRAAQAHDGRRTSRLVAEHLARTALTVIASVAGAHDPKTIRETLRFVLESAD; this is encoded by the coding sequence GTGTCCACCACCCCCGCGCATCCCTCCGGCCGGCGGCCCTCTGACCTGACCGGCGACAGCATGACCCTCGCGTACGAGCACGTACGCGACGCGATCCTGAGGGGTGAACTGCGACCCGGTACCTGGATCTCCCAGGTGCAACTCGCCGCGGACCTGCGGGTCAGCCGGACGCCGCTGCGCGAGGCGCTGCGGCGGCTGCAGACCGAAGGTCTGGTGCAGTTGGACTTCAACCGCAGGATCCGGGTCTCCCCGCTGTCCCTCCCGGACCTGGAGGCCCTCTACTCGATGCGGCTGGTCAACGAACCGCTCGCGGTGCTGCTGTCGGTGCCGCGGCTCACGGCGGAGGAAACCGCCGAGCTGGAGAGCGCATTGACGGCCATGAACGCCTCGGCGTCGGACGGTGACGAGGAAGGGGCCACCGAGCATCACCGCCGGTTCCACTTCCTGCTCTTCTCCCACACGGAGGACCGGTTGCGTACGCAGGTGGAGTCGATGTGGGACCACTCGGTGCGCTACCTGCGCATCTACCACAACGAGCCCAGCTACCGACTGGCCCTGATCGCGATGGGGCGGGCCGGCCACGAGGAGATCCTCCGTGCCGCACAGGCACACGACGGCCGGCGCACCTCGCGGCTGGTCGCCGAGCACCTGGCCCGCACGGCACTGACCGTCATCGCGTCCGTGGCGGGAGCCCACGACCCGAAGACGATCCGGGAGACGCTGCGGTTCGTTCTCGAATCCGCCGACTGA
- a CDS encoding enoyl-CoA hydratase-related protein produces the protein MTSPVDTSATVHGVRLEIHGQVAEVVLDRAPVNAVTVGMYERLTTVFRELSARTDVHAVILRSAVRIFSAGADIKQPVEAVSPSESAAEFRQRMARTAYEAILDCTLPTIAVVNGAAVGAGAVLGACCDIRYAADDARIGLPEINAGRCGGGAHLMRLLPQGQVRLMYLTGDPVDAAEAYRIGLVQRVAAPDAILTEARELAARLAAKSPLGLRLAKQALNEAENLPVRPGYAAEQVYTLRLGAHPDAAEAAKAVLEKREPVWSWPGVGEH, from the coding sequence ATGACATCACCTGTAGACACCTCAGCGACCGTGCACGGCGTCCGCTTGGAGATCCACGGTCAGGTGGCCGAAGTGGTACTCGACCGCGCTCCGGTCAACGCGGTCACCGTCGGGATGTACGAGAGGCTCACCACCGTCTTCCGCGAACTGTCGGCCCGGACCGACGTGCACGCGGTCATCCTCCGGTCCGCCGTACGGATCTTCAGTGCCGGAGCCGACATCAAGCAGCCGGTGGAGGCGGTCAGCCCCTCCGAGAGCGCGGCCGAGTTCCGGCAGCGCATGGCGCGGACCGCTTACGAGGCCATCCTCGACTGCACGCTTCCCACGATCGCCGTGGTCAACGGAGCGGCGGTCGGCGCCGGGGCGGTCCTCGGCGCCTGCTGCGACATCCGCTACGCCGCGGACGACGCGCGGATCGGACTGCCAGAGATCAACGCCGGCCGTTGCGGCGGCGGCGCCCATCTGATGCGGCTGCTGCCCCAGGGGCAGGTCCGGCTCATGTACCTCACCGGCGACCCCGTGGACGCGGCCGAGGCGTACCGCATCGGCCTGGTCCAGCGCGTCGCCGCGCCCGACGCGATTCTCACCGAGGCCCGCGAACTGGCCGCCCGGCTCGCCGCGAAGAGCCCGCTCGGGCTCCGGCTGGCCAAGCAGGCCCTCAACGAGGCGGAGAACCTGCCCGTCCGGCCGGGGTACGCCGCCGAGCAGGTGTACACGCTGCGGCTGGGCGCCCACCCCGATGCCGCGGAGGCCGCGAAGGCCGTCCTGGAGAAGCGGGAGCCGGTCTGGTCCTGGCCCGGTGTCGGGGAGCACTGA
- a CDS encoding enoyl-CoA hydratase/isomerase family protein has translation MSTVTIDERDDRVVVTLDRPDARNAVNAAMIGELHEVCARLEARPKPLLLTGSGGVFAAGADIAELAERGREEALQGINSRLFDRLARLPQPTVAAVDGYALGGGAELAFACDIRIASETAVFGNPEPGLGIIAAAGACWRLADLVGTSVAKQVLLGGIRLDAERAHRLGLVADVVPAADLHARAHGLLDRMTRSSAAALRLTKLVVDSPGGHPYVDDLAQAVLFETADKRDRMARFLTKETTR, from the coding sequence GTGAGCACCGTGACCATCGACGAGCGTGACGACCGGGTCGTCGTCACGCTGGACCGGCCCGACGCCCGCAACGCCGTCAACGCGGCGATGATCGGTGAGCTGCACGAGGTGTGCGCACGGCTGGAAGCGCGCCCGAAGCCCCTGCTGCTGACCGGTTCCGGCGGGGTCTTCGCCGCCGGTGCCGACATCGCCGAACTGGCCGAGCGCGGCCGGGAGGAAGCCCTGCAGGGCATCAACAGCCGCCTCTTCGACCGCCTGGCCCGGCTTCCGCAGCCCACCGTCGCCGCCGTCGACGGCTACGCACTGGGCGGGGGCGCGGAGCTCGCCTTCGCCTGCGACATCCGTATCGCCTCGGAGACGGCCGTCTTCGGCAACCCCGAGCCGGGTCTCGGCATCATCGCCGCCGCCGGGGCGTGCTGGCGGCTGGCCGATCTCGTCGGCACGTCCGTCGCCAAACAGGTCCTGCTCGGCGGGATACGCCTGGACGCGGAGCGCGCCCACCGCCTGGGCCTGGTCGCCGACGTGGTGCCGGCCGCCGACCTGCACGCGCGGGCCCATGGGCTGCTGGACCGCATGACCCGCTCGTCCGCTGCCGCCCTGCGGCTCACCAAGCTCGTCGTCGACTCCCCGGGCGGCCACCCGTACGTGGACGACCTCGCTCAGGCGGTGCTGTTCGAGACAGCCGACAAACGTGACCGGATGGCCCGGTTCCTGACCAAGGAGACGACCCGATGA
- a CDS encoding 3-hydroxyacyl-CoA dehydrogenase family protein, translated as MTAAPQRIGVIGGGRMGGGIAQVFAAAGAHVTVVESSPQAADAARARIADSLERAVRRGKSDVDPADVLGRLDLVPAVSGLPAEADLVVEAVPEIPGLKAEVLTAAEQAVSPRTVLATNTSSLSVTELSAVLEHPGRFLGMHFFNPVPASKLVEVVTSPATSDAVRDQVLGYVGALGKKDVLVRDSPGFATSRLGVLLGLEAIRMLEEGVADADAIDTAMELGYGHPMGPLRSTDLVGLDVRLAIAEHLHRTLGDRFAPPRLLRDKVTAGQLGRKTGQGFHAWPQ; from the coding sequence ATGACAGCGGCACCCCAGCGGATCGGAGTGATCGGCGGCGGCCGGATGGGCGGGGGGATCGCGCAGGTCTTCGCCGCCGCGGGCGCGCATGTGACCGTGGTCGAGAGCTCGCCACAAGCCGCCGACGCCGCCCGCGCACGCATCGCGGACAGTCTCGAGCGGGCTGTCCGGCGGGGGAAGTCGGACGTCGATCCCGCCGACGTACTGGGCCGGCTCGACCTGGTGCCCGCTGTGTCCGGGCTGCCCGCGGAGGCGGATCTCGTGGTGGAAGCGGTACCGGAGATCCCCGGTCTGAAGGCCGAGGTGCTCACCGCCGCCGAGCAGGCGGTCTCCCCGCGGACCGTCCTCGCCACCAACACCAGTTCGCTGTCGGTGACCGAACTCTCGGCCGTCCTGGAGCACCCCGGACGCTTCCTGGGCATGCACTTCTTCAACCCCGTCCCCGCCTCCAAGCTGGTCGAAGTGGTCACCTCACCGGCCACCTCGGACGCCGTCCGGGACCAGGTGCTCGGGTACGTCGGAGCGCTGGGCAAGAAGGACGTGCTCGTACGCGACTCGCCCGGGTTCGCCACCAGCCGCCTGGGTGTGCTGCTCGGTCTGGAGGCGATCCGCATGCTGGAGGAGGGGGTCGCCGACGCCGACGCCATCGACACCGCCATGGAACTGGGTTACGGCCACCCCATGGGCCCGCTGCGCTCCACCGACCTCGTCGGCCTCGACGTACGCCTCGCCATCGCCGAGCATCTGCACCGCACCCTCGGTGACCGCTTCGCCCCGCCGCGACTGCTGCGCGACAAGGTCACCGCGGGACAACTGGGCCGCAAGACCGGACAAGGCTTCCACGCCTGGCCTCAGTGA
- a CDS encoding LysR family transcriptional regulator: MTPPSADLPAARTPGAAPAPARTPDLESLRLLVLVAELGSLGRAAERLRIAQPSASRRLSTLERALGLVLVDRTRRGSRLTASGQIVAGHARRVLDEVDALLTRSDALRNRREAELRVAASLTIAEYLLPAWISELRSRRPELYIGLQVTNSEHVPALIESGDADVGFVEGPHLAHVMSTRQVAEDRLVVVADPGHRWARRRQPLSARELSSTPLVLRERGSGTRQTLDRALHLAGHGRARALLELGSTAAVRGAVIAGTGPAVLSELAVRGDITEGRLVGIEVAGVDLTRALRAVWPVGRRLVGPAAELVAVAGEGSRHQRARRTPERDDGAR; this comes from the coding sequence GTGACACCGCCTTCCGCCGACCTTCCCGCCGCTCGCACGCCCGGCGCCGCCCCGGCGCCCGCCCGCACTCCCGACCTGGAGTCGCTGCGGCTGCTCGTCCTCGTCGCCGAGCTGGGCAGCCTCGGCCGGGCCGCCGAACGGCTCCGGATCGCGCAGCCGTCGGCCAGCCGCCGCCTGTCCACCCTGGAACGGGCGCTCGGGCTGGTTCTGGTCGACCGCACCCGCCGAGGCTCGCGGCTCACCGCCTCGGGCCAGATCGTCGCGGGCCACGCCCGGCGCGTCCTGGACGAGGTGGACGCCCTGCTCACCAGGTCCGACGCGCTGCGCAACCGGCGGGAGGCCGAACTGCGGGTGGCGGCGAGCCTGACCATCGCCGAGTACCTGCTGCCCGCCTGGATCAGCGAACTGCGGAGCCGCCGGCCCGAGCTGTACATAGGGCTCCAGGTCACCAACAGCGAACATGTCCCCGCCCTGATCGAGTCGGGCGACGCCGACGTCGGCTTCGTCGAGGGACCGCACCTGGCACATGTGATGTCGACGCGGCAGGTCGCCGAGGACCGGCTGGTCGTCGTGGCCGACCCCGGCCACCGCTGGGCCCGCCGCCGTCAGCCGCTGTCCGCGCGGGAGCTGTCCAGCACGCCGCTGGTGCTGCGCGAGCGCGGTTCCGGCACCCGCCAGACACTGGACCGCGCGCTGCACCTGGCCGGGCACGGCCGCGCCCGCGCACTGCTGGAGCTGGGCTCGACGGCCGCCGTCCGCGGGGCGGTGATCGCCGGTACCGGGCCCGCGGTGCTGAGCGAACTGGCCGTGCGCGGAGACATCACCGAGGGGCGCCTGGTCGGGATCGAGGTGGCGGGGGTGGACCTCACGCGTGCGCTGCGGGCGGTCTGGCCGGTGGGACGGCGGCTGGTGGGGCCGGCGGCGGAGCTGGTGGCGGTGGCCGGGGAAGGCAGCCGCCACCAGCGCGCACGCCGCACGCCGGAGAGGGACGACGGTGCACGATGA